One Blastocatellia bacterium DNA segment encodes these proteins:
- a CDS encoding sugar phosphate nucleotidyltransferase: MKGVILAGGLGTRLYPLTKVTNKHLLPVYNKPMIYYPLETLVQAGIRDIMIVTGGNNAGDFLRLLGNGAEFGLKHLHYTYQQGEGGIAAALSLAEHFADGHLICVILGDNIIEKSIAPYVQRYLEQGSGAKILLKEVPDPTRFGVPVIENGRIVRIEEKPKVPGSPYAVTGIYFYDEKVFDIIRTLKPSARGELEITDVNNAYLERGELTYDILDGWWTDAGTFESLLLANQLVAERERRRTRAASESVQPSPHE; encoded by the coding sequence ATCAAAGGTGTGATTTTGGCCGGCGGATTAGGAACGCGGCTTTATCCATTGACGAAGGTGACAAATAAGCACCTGCTACCTGTCTACAACAAACCGATGATCTACTATCCGCTAGAGACGCTCGTGCAGGCGGGCATTCGCGACATCATGATCGTGACGGGGGGGAATAATGCCGGCGACTTCCTCAGATTGCTCGGCAACGGTGCGGAGTTCGGGCTGAAGCACTTGCACTACACGTATCAACAAGGCGAAGGAGGTATTGCGGCGGCGCTCAGCCTGGCCGAGCATTTCGCCGATGGACATTTGATCTGCGTTATCCTCGGCGACAACATCATCGAGAAATCCATTGCGCCCTATGTCCAGCGGTACCTGGAGCAGGGATCGGGAGCCAAGATTTTGCTCAAGGAAGTCCCCGATCCGACGCGCTTCGGCGTCCCGGTGATCGAGAATGGGCGCATCGTGCGCATCGAGGAGAAGCCGAAGGTCCCGGGGTCCCCCTACGCCGTCACTGGAATTTACTTCTACGACGAGAAAGTCTTCGACATCATCCGCACGCTCAAACCGAGCGCGCGCGGAGAGCTGGAGATCACCGATGTCAACAACGCCTACCTGGAACGCGGGGAATTGACCTACGACATCTTAGATGGATGGTGGACCGACGCGGGGACGTTCGAGAGCTTGCTCTTAGCCAATCAACTCGTCGCCGAACGGGAACGGCGACGAACGCGCGCGGCGTCAGAATCGGTGCAGCCTTCTCCCCACGAGTGA
- a CDS encoding carboxypeptidase-like regulatory domain-containing protein, which produces MRKTCRLLVVVLPLGFSLAVAVLAQTATSRITGTVVDPTGAVIQDAVVIARNEATGVEYKTTTTSAGTYALESLPVGTYTITVEYPGFRKYVGTNNVLTVGAPLVVNVTLEVGQPTEIVEVTGAYERIATTHAMLGGVVTRREIVELPLNGRNPLSLIILEPGLVQRTTGALGSGTHVFGSRDRAHNVTIDGIDANESSVPNPQSNIYRLNPDNVQEYRVVTHNATPEFGRNSGANVNIVTRSGTNEFHGDLFWFHRNTVLNANEWFNNAAGLEKPVLLLHQFGASGGGPIVKNKTFFFASWQGNRIKQTMPIAQSFGVPLVYTDTLKKQGIFRYFVPDPANPLILDGVVITRNSPRLVDPVTGALRPGVRMCATPTEVGCIRTYNIFANDPAGIGPDPLMRDMLAKFPSPNTFNVGDGLNTAGFIWNPPSEFKGPHLMFRVDHKFDENNSMFGRLLLSNWDTREGDFLNARPAIFPGFAPLGEVTRESQGLALNYRRVISPRLVNEFTTGFSRFMFTFLLREANTKLGVEPPPYGQECFGDNSLSLVDTPFCNTPFTRRAVSTIQFIDNLSYMRGAHNIRTGINFRFYRHNDNRGVPGGFNMWPTIIFSQSVRPPTANTAPGVAAGFPGAPGINATDNVNLLQAIVELMGIPARVQQAFVADFKRDQYLFAPFVAGTRVKQYNFYAQDEWRVRRNFTLTYGFRWEINAPPKDCCDRVFVPDRSLDGSQGPVTYVPADKWFKRMNWTTIAPRVSFAWDPRASGKMAIRAGYGIAFDTISTFQVTAISGMVPGSVLRCIVNVQDPPTGPCRDIPNDVRLSQLMAALRPLDLGPPTQKPSEQLRLPERPLGLAPQVGAFEPNLKVPTVHEWSLTIQRELPYAFVGQVGYIGKRGMRLYRAYDLNQFRYPPEFLQEFLKAQKNIMICKLNPDACLAAQAAAGIPAASRTVDNFAYFGLPGQEPLPLLSRLLNAPSPTSARYRGAFATDVLNGGVGDLAVRIDQLSGADWIVNRGFPANYFRPNAQFGQIFYFDSGGSSSYHGMIVQLQRRYEKGLTFGLAYTLSKSIDDMSVDPVAATSGGGLSTTNSRTPTDVRNFKLDRARSDFDNRHVLVVNWLYDLPFGRGQRWGSAWPGVLQHILGGWTVTGIYIYQSGEPYTINSGVRTVHQTKQSRAEVRGPMPKSKLQFVPGIQGPVVFHVGDRIVDPASPFFNCRQVIGTESYFCIPAPGQAGMGRNAVQGPGFWNVDMGLIKKFQLTERVKLDFRTELFNVFNHPNFENPRNASVGSPTLTSALFGQTCCVTAAVPSSATIIARGEPNRVIQFALKLSF; this is translated from the coding sequence ATGCGTAAGACGTGTAGGCTGCTAGTGGTGGTCCTTCCCCTTGGGTTCTCCCTGGCAGTGGCAGTCCTGGCTCAGACGGCCACGAGTCGGATCACGGGCACAGTTGTAGATCCGACAGGGGCGGTGATTCAGGACGCCGTCGTCATTGCTCGAAACGAGGCCACAGGGGTTGAGTATAAGACGACAACGACGTCGGCCGGCACCTATGCGTTGGAGTCGTTGCCGGTCGGTACCTATACGATCACGGTGGAGTATCCGGGATTCCGAAAATACGTGGGGACGAACAACGTTCTGACCGTCGGGGCTCCTCTCGTGGTGAATGTAACGCTGGAGGTTGGACAGCCGACGGAGATCGTCGAGGTGACCGGCGCCTACGAACGCATCGCGACGACGCATGCGATGCTGGGCGGGGTTGTGACCCGGCGCGAGATCGTCGAGCTACCGCTCAACGGACGCAATCCCTTGAGCTTGATCATCTTGGAGCCGGGACTCGTGCAGCGCACGACGGGGGCTCTCGGTTCGGGGACGCACGTCTTTGGCTCGCGCGATCGCGCGCACAACGTGACCATTGACGGTATTGATGCGAACGAATCTTCGGTGCCGAATCCGCAGAGTAATATCTATCGGCTCAATCCCGACAACGTGCAGGAGTATCGTGTGGTCACGCACAATGCGACGCCGGAATTCGGGCGCAACAGTGGGGCTAACGTCAACATCGTGACGCGCTCGGGCACGAACGAGTTCCACGGAGATCTCTTCTGGTTCCATCGGAACACGGTGCTCAATGCCAACGAGTGGTTCAATAATGCAGCGGGGTTGGAGAAACCGGTGCTGCTGCTTCATCAGTTTGGTGCTTCCGGAGGTGGGCCGATCGTCAAGAACAAGACGTTCTTCTTCGCGAGCTGGCAGGGGAATCGCATCAAGCAGACGATGCCCATCGCGCAGTCCTTTGGCGTGCCGCTCGTTTACACGGACACGTTGAAGAAGCAAGGCATCTTCCGCTACTTCGTCCCCGATCCAGCGAACCCGCTTATCCTCGATGGGGTGGTCATCACACGGAATTCCCCGCGGCTGGTGGACCCAGTCACAGGTGCGTTGCGACCGGGCGTGCGCATGTGCGCGACGCCGACCGAAGTGGGGTGCATTCGCACGTACAATATCTTCGCGAACGATCCGGCCGGCATCGGTCCCGATCCCCTCATGCGAGATATGCTCGCGAAGTTCCCATCGCCCAATACGTTCAACGTGGGCGATGGCTTGAACACGGCGGGCTTCATCTGGAATCCGCCTTCGGAATTCAAGGGCCCGCACCTGATGTTCCGCGTGGATCACAAGTTCGACGAGAATAATAGCATGTTCGGGCGGTTGCTGCTCTCGAATTGGGACACGCGCGAGGGCGATTTCCTGAATGCGCGTCCGGCGATTTTCCCTGGTTTTGCTCCACTTGGAGAGGTGACTCGAGAATCGCAAGGGTTGGCACTCAACTACCGACGCGTCATCTCTCCCAGGTTGGTCAACGAGTTCACGACTGGATTCAGTCGCTTCATGTTCACCTTCCTCCTGCGCGAAGCCAATACGAAACTTGGGGTCGAACCTCCACCCTACGGACAGGAATGCTTCGGCGATAATTCTCTCTCACTTGTGGACACACCCTTCTGCAACACGCCCTTCACGCGTCGCGCAGTGAGCACAATCCAGTTCATTGATAACCTGAGCTACATGCGGGGGGCGCATAACATCCGCACGGGGATCAACTTCCGGTTCTACCGGCATAACGACAATCGGGGCGTGCCGGGTGGGTTCAACATGTGGCCGACGATCATCTTTAGCCAGAGCGTGCGTCCGCCGACAGCCAATACGGCGCCGGGGGTTGCCGCAGGGTTCCCTGGAGCTCCGGGGATCAACGCGACCGACAACGTGAACCTCCTGCAGGCGATCGTTGAGTTGATGGGCATCCCGGCGCGCGTGCAGCAGGCGTTCGTCGCTGATTTCAAGCGCGACCAGTATCTCTTCGCTCCCTTTGTCGCGGGTACTCGCGTCAAGCAGTACAACTTCTACGCTCAAGATGAATGGCGCGTGCGGCGGAACTTCACGTTGACCTACGGGTTCCGATGGGAGATCAATGCGCCGCCCAAGGACTGCTGCGATCGCGTCTTCGTGCCGGATCGCTCGTTGGATGGGAGTCAAGGTCCGGTGACGTATGTCCCTGCGGATAAGTGGTTCAAGCGGATGAACTGGACGACGATCGCCCCACGGGTGAGCTTCGCGTGGGATCCGCGCGCGTCGGGTAAGATGGCGATTCGCGCCGGGTACGGGATCGCTTTCGACACGATCTCAACGTTCCAGGTGACGGCGATCTCCGGGATGGTTCCCGGCAGTGTCCTCCGCTGCATCGTGAACGTGCAAGATCCGCCTACTGGTCCCTGTCGAGATATTCCAAACGACGTGCGATTGAGCCAGCTCATGGCCGCTTTGAGACCGCTCGATCTCGGGCCACCGACGCAGAAGCCGTCGGAGCAACTGCGACTTCCAGAGCGGCCGCTCGGTCTGGCGCCACAAGTCGGTGCGTTCGAGCCGAACCTCAAGGTCCCGACCGTCCACGAGTGGAGCTTAACCATTCAGCGTGAGTTACCTTATGCGTTTGTGGGGCAGGTCGGCTACATCGGCAAGCGCGGGATGCGCCTCTATCGTGCCTACGATCTGAATCAGTTCCGCTACCCGCCAGAGTTCCTGCAGGAGTTCCTGAAGGCGCAGAAGAACATCATGATCTGCAAGCTCAATCCGGATGCTTGCCTGGCCGCGCAAGCGGCAGCGGGCATTCCGGCCGCGAGCCGTACGGTGGATAATTTCGCCTATTTCGGATTGCCGGGACAGGAGCCCTTGCCCTTGCTCAGCCGATTGCTCAATGCGCCGTCACCGACGTCGGCGCGCTATCGCGGGGCCTTCGCGACCGACGTGCTCAATGGCGGCGTAGGTGATCTCGCAGTCCGAATTGATCAGCTCTCGGGGGCGGACTGGATCGTCAATCGTGGCTTCCCGGCCAACTACTTCCGACCCAATGCGCAGTTCGGGCAGATCTTCTACTTCGATTCCGGAGGCAGCTCGAGCTATCACGGCATGATCGTGCAACTGCAACGTCGCTATGAGAAGGGGCTGACGTTCGGCTTGGCCTATACGCTCTCGAAGTCCATTGATGACATGTCGGTGGATCCAGTGGCGGCGACTTCTGGTGGCGGTTTGAGCACGACCAATTCGCGCACGCCGACCGATGTGCGGAACTTCAAGCTCGATCGCGCGCGCTCGGACTTCGATAATCGGCACGTGCTCGTCGTCAATTGGCTCTACGATCTGCCCTTCGGACGCGGGCAGAGGTGGGGGAGCGCCTGGCCAGGCGTCCTGCAGCACATTTTGGGCGGCTGGACCGTCACGGGCATTTACATCTATCAGAGCGGCGAGCCGTACACGATCAATTCGGGCGTGCGCACCGTTCATCAAACCAAGCAATCGCGCGCCGAAGTGCGCGGGCCGATGCCCAAGTCCAAGCTCCAGTTCGTTCCCGGAATCCAAGGGCCTGTGGTCTTCCACGTTGGTGATCGCATCGTGGATCCGGCCAGCCCCTTCTTCAACTGCCGGCAAGTGATCGGGACCGAGAGCTACTTCTGCATTCCGGCTCCCGGGCAGGCGGGGATGGGTCGGAACGCTGTGCAGGGGCCTGGCTTCTGGAACGTGGACATGGGGCTCATCAAGAAGTTCCAGCTCACCGAGCGCGTGAAGCTCGACTTTCGCACAGAGCTCTTCAACGTCTTCAATCACCCGAACTTCGAGAACCCGCGGAATGCGAGCGTGGGATCGCCGACGCTCACAAGCGCTCTCTTTGGACAGACCTGCTGCGTGACGGCGGCTGTGCCCAGCTCGGCGACGATCATCGCCAGGGGCGAGCCCAATCGCGTGATCCAATTCGCCTTGAAGCTCAGCTTCTGA
- a CDS encoding DUF72 domain-containing protein, with amino-acid sequence MIRVGPAGWSYEDWKGTVYPDPPPRGFDPLPYIAEYFDTVEVNSSFYRPPTERMTRSWVRRVAHNPCFKFTAKLYQRFTHERGAASAEDEHLVKRGMEPLLDADRLGALLVQFPWSFKNTPDARAYLRELLERFREYPLVVEVRHGSWNVEDVYQFLAERGVGFCNIDQPLFHRSLPPTSRVTAAVGYVRLHGRNYENWFAENADPGARYDYLYSPEELEPWIEKIRQIGEIAREVYVITNNHVQGKGAVNALELRATLEGQKVAVPPPLLQHYPRLQAIARPSV; translated from the coding sequence ATGATCCGCGTCGGGCCAGCCGGATGGTCGTACGAAGATTGGAAAGGGACGGTGTATCCGGATCCCCCGCCGCGTGGATTCGATCCGCTCCCATACATCGCCGAGTACTTCGACACCGTCGAGGTCAACAGTAGCTTCTATCGTCCTCCGACGGAGAGGATGACCCGCAGTTGGGTGCGGCGCGTCGCACATAACCCCTGCTTCAAGTTCACGGCGAAGCTCTATCAGCGGTTCACGCACGAACGTGGAGCGGCCAGCGCCGAGGATGAACATCTCGTCAAGCGCGGAATGGAACCGCTCTTGGACGCTGATCGGCTCGGTGCCTTGCTCGTGCAATTCCCCTGGTCGTTCAAGAACACACCCGACGCGCGCGCCTACTTGCGGGAGCTTCTGGAGCGGTTTCGCGAATATCCGCTCGTCGTCGAAGTGCGTCACGGCTCTTGGAACGTCGAAGATGTGTATCAGTTCCTCGCTGAGCGCGGCGTTGGATTTTGCAATATTGATCAGCCCCTCTTTCATCGCTCCCTGCCGCCGACGTCGCGAGTGACGGCCGCCGTCGGATATGTGCGCCTGCACGGTCGAAATTACGAGAATTGGTTTGCGGAGAATGCTGATCCCGGGGCTCGTTATGATTATCTCTATTCGCCCGAGGAGTTGGAGCCATGGATCGAGAAGATCCGGCAGATCGGCGAGATCGCCCGCGAGGTCTACGTGATCACGAATAATCACGTGCAGGGGAAGGGAGCCGTCAACGCCTTGGAATTGAGAGCGACCTTAGAAGGGCAGAAAGTCGCTGTTCCACCGCCGCTCCTGCAGCATTATCCCCGCTTGCAGGCGATCGCGCGTCCATCGGTATGA
- a CDS encoding glycosyltransferase family 2 protein: MRERLTIVISYEDEAIFERQRAHCQQLGEPLPIRGLRLDPGFSGAALNALLDSLKTDYLLLLQAGAFIEIGERSLARFLQVAEESEAGIVYADYFEDSAGELRACPLNDYQMGSVSEEFDFGPLLLLSHRIARQAIARCGPIPVDLKWGGLYDLRLKIATVGDIVRIPECLYSYRREIRMSSAEPPLEAIFRYVDPRNRPAQQEMERVFTEHLRRVGAYLAPTFAPIPPPDDEYPVLASVIIPVRNRERTIADALRSALSQRTSFPYNVIVVDNHSADQTTEIVRQWASAFPHLIHRIPQRRDLGIGGCWNEAIFSPECGLFAVQLDSDDLYADETTLETIVRAFFDFDPEVFAQAVGERSRREGPTPRYAAVIGAYRTVNFRLEEIPPGVVDHREWTRENGRNNALRVKGLGAPRAYYVPLLRRIGFPNVSYGEDYAVCLRLSREYEIGRLFEPIYLVRRWEENTDHAVSREVWNRYEAYKDWVRTVEIRARQRRNREIGEGP, encoded by the coding sequence ATGAGAGAGCGCCTCACCATCGTGATCAGCTATGAGGATGAGGCGATCTTCGAGCGACAGAGGGCGCATTGTCAGCAGCTCGGCGAGCCGCTGCCGATTCGCGGCCTGCGACTGGATCCCGGATTCTCCGGTGCGGCCCTGAACGCACTTCTCGATTCGCTGAAGACCGATTATCTCTTGCTCCTTCAGGCGGGAGCGTTCATTGAGATCGGCGAACGATCGCTCGCGCGGTTTCTTCAAGTCGCCGAGGAGAGTGAGGCCGGGATCGTCTACGCCGATTATTTCGAGGACAGCGCCGGCGAGTTGCGCGCATGTCCGCTGAACGACTACCAGATGGGGAGCGTCAGCGAGGAATTCGATTTCGGACCGCTCCTGCTCTTGTCGCATCGGATCGCGCGTCAAGCGATCGCGCGATGTGGACCGATCCCCGTGGATCTCAAATGGGGCGGACTCTATGATCTGCGGCTGAAGATCGCGACTGTCGGTGACATCGTGCGCATTCCCGAATGTCTCTACTCCTATCGTCGCGAAATTCGGATGTCGAGCGCGGAGCCTCCGCTGGAAGCGATCTTCCGCTACGTGGATCCCAGGAATCGCCCGGCGCAGCAGGAGATGGAGCGCGTCTTCACCGAGCACCTTCGGCGCGTGGGCGCCTATTTGGCGCCGACGTTCGCTCCGATCCCCCCGCCCGACGACGAGTATCCGGTGCTGGCGAGCGTGATCATCCCTGTGCGAAATCGCGAACGAACGATCGCCGATGCGTTGCGCAGCGCGCTCTCGCAGCGCACATCCTTTCCCTACAACGTGATCGTCGTGGATAATCATTCGGCGGATCAGACGACGGAGATCGTGCGACAGTGGGCGAGCGCGTTCCCGCATCTCATCCATCGGATTCCCCAACGTCGCGATTTGGGAATCGGGGGATGTTGGAACGAAGCCATCTTCTCTCCGGAGTGCGGGCTGTTCGCCGTGCAATTGGATTCGGATGATCTCTACGCGGATGAGACGACGTTGGAGACGATCGTGCGCGCGTTCTTCGATTTCGATCCAGAAGTCTTCGCTCAGGCGGTGGGGGAGCGATCGCGTCGAGAGGGGCCGACGCCCCGCTACGCGGCGGTCATTGGGGCTTATCGCACGGTGAATTTTCGTTTGGAGGAGATTCCGCCTGGCGTCGTGGATCATCGCGAATGGACGCGCGAGAACGGGCGCAATAACGCCCTGCGCGTGAAAGGCCTGGGAGCCCCTCGCGCTTACTACGTGCCGCTCCTGCGGCGCATCGGATTTCCCAACGTGAGCTATGGCGAGGATTACGCCGTCTGCTTGCGCCTCAGCCGCGAGTACGAAATCGGTCGCCTCTTTGAGCCGATTTATCTGGTGCGCCGATGGGAGGAGAACACAGATCACGCTGTATCGCGGGAAGTGTGGAATCGGTACGAGGCGTACAAGGATTGGGTGCGAACGGTAGAGATCCGAGCGCGGCAGCGGCGAAATCGCGAGATCGGGGAGGGACCATGA
- the hutH gene encoding histidine ammonia-lyase encodes MIAIDGNSLTLEQLEAVAVDREPVEIAPEAFARMEASRRVVEEILRSGRVVYGVNTGFGKLSGVTIPQEATRRLQLNLVRSHAAGVGEPLGEAETRAMMLARANVLAKGYSGVRPVVVETLVGMLNAGIHPIVPSRGSVGASGDLAPLAHLALAMIGEGEVLYRGERRKAHEALMEAGIAPLQLEAKEGIALLNGTQAMVAVGALCLQRAKRLADIADVAGAMSLEALHGTNAACDPRLQAVRPHPGQREVAERILRLTEGSEIMLSHKDCPRVQDAYSLRCMPQVHGAVRDVIRHVENVVSIELNSATDNPLVFAETGDVLLGGNFHGEILALAFDYLAMALAELGAISERRIERLVNPDLSELPPFLTTNPGMCSGMMLLQIVAVSLVGENKVLAHPASVDSLPTSGNKEDHVSMGMTSALKLRQVLDNVEYILAIELLCAAQGLDYLSPLRPGRGVQMAYERLRALVSPLTEDRVLASDVERVRAHLMDFATIPI; translated from the coding sequence ATGATCGCGATTGATGGAAATTCGCTCACGCTGGAGCAACTCGAGGCCGTGGCTGTGGATCGAGAGCCGGTGGAGATCGCCCCAGAGGCATTCGCCCGCATGGAGGCCTCGCGCCGCGTGGTCGAGGAGATTTTACGAAGCGGGCGCGTCGTCTACGGCGTGAACACGGGCTTCGGAAAATTGAGCGGGGTGACGATCCCACAGGAGGCGACGCGCCGATTGCAACTGAACCTCGTGCGCAGTCACGCCGCGGGCGTCGGTGAGCCACTCGGCGAAGCTGAGACGCGGGCGATGATGCTGGCGCGGGCCAACGTCCTGGCCAAGGGATATTCGGGCGTGCGCCCGGTCGTTGTGGAGACGCTCGTGGGCATGTTGAACGCGGGGATTCATCCCATCGTCCCTTCGCGCGGATCCGTGGGGGCTAGTGGCGATCTCGCTCCGCTCGCCCATCTGGCGCTGGCGATGATCGGCGAAGGAGAGGTCTTATATCGCGGAGAACGCCGAAAGGCTCATGAAGCGCTCATGGAAGCGGGGATCGCGCCCCTGCAGTTAGAGGCAAAGGAGGGGATCGCCCTTTTGAATGGCACGCAGGCGATGGTCGCCGTCGGCGCGCTTTGCTTGCAACGTGCCAAACGCCTAGCCGATATCGCCGACGTCGCCGGCGCCATGTCTCTGGAGGCCTTGCATGGCACAAATGCTGCCTGCGATCCGCGTCTGCAGGCCGTGCGGCCACATCCCGGACAGCGCGAGGTCGCCGAGCGCATCCTCCGACTCACCGAGGGGAGCGAGATCATGCTCTCGCACAAGGACTGCCCGCGCGTGCAGGATGCGTACAGTTTGCGCTGCATGCCTCAAGTGCATGGAGCCGTGCGCGATGTCATCCGTCATGTCGAGAACGTCGTGAGCATCGAGTTGAACAGCGCCACGGATAATCCCCTAGTTTTCGCCGAGACGGGCGACGTGCTCCTTGGAGGGAATTTCCATGGCGAGATCCTCGCGCTCGCGTTCGACTATCTGGCGATGGCGCTCGCGGAGCTAGGGGCGATTTCCGAGCGTCGGATCGAACGACTCGTGAATCCGGATTTGAGCGAACTGCCGCCGTTTCTGACGACGAATCCGGGCATGTGCTCCGGAATGATGCTCTTGCAGATCGTCGCTGTCTCGCTCGTCGGGGAGAACAAGGTCCTTGCGCATCCGGCATCCGTGGATTCGCTGCCGACGTCGGGGAATAAGGAAGATCACGTCAGCATGGGGATGACATCCGCCTTGAAACTCCGGCAAGTGCTTGACAATGTCGAGTACATCCTGGCCATCGAGCTGCTCTGCGCAGCTCAAGGGTTGGACTATCTGAGCCCCTTGCGTCCCGGACGGGGGGTGCAAATGGCTTATGAGCGCCTTCGCGCGTTGGTCTCACCGTTGACCGAAGATCGAGTCTTGGCGTCTGATGTCGAGCGCGTGCGCGCGCACCTCATGGATTTCGCCACCATCCCGATCTGA
- a CDS encoding ABC transporter permease yields the protein MPQVKDVEISLPIERKVGFPPARLSAGLLATISLWHRELIRFYRQRSRVLGVIGSPLVFWWLVGSGLGDSFRANGHGTGYLQYFFPGTVLLIVLFTSIFCMMSVIEDRHAGFLQSVLAAPIPRAALVLGKVLGGTTLATLQGAILLPLAPFVGISLTLGQAVGLVAFLFLLAFGITAFGFFLAWRLDSTHGFHAVVNLILIPMWLVSGALFPMSGASPWVAWLMRVNPLTYSTAGLQRLLFLQHPQAVTQAPSFSLALGVTLLFSLLAFLLALVVVARRPYQVTG from the coding sequence ATGCCTCAGGTAAAGGACGTCGAGATCTCGCTTCCGATCGAGCGGAAGGTAGGTTTTCCTCCTGCGCGCCTCTCCGCTGGTCTCTTGGCGACGATCTCATTGTGGCATCGGGAGCTGATCCGCTTCTATCGTCAGCGAAGTCGCGTCCTCGGCGTCATCGGTTCTCCCCTGGTGTTCTGGTGGTTGGTCGGGTCGGGATTGGGAGATTCCTTCCGCGCGAATGGACACGGCACGGGGTATTTGCAGTATTTCTTCCCTGGCACCGTGTTGCTCATCGTCTTGTTCACGTCCATTTTTTGCATGATGTCGGTCATCGAGGATCGGCACGCGGGATTCTTACAATCGGTCTTGGCCGCTCCCATCCCGCGAGCAGCTCTCGTATTGGGGAAGGTTCTGGGAGGAACGACGCTCGCCACCCTGCAAGGAGCGATCTTGCTGCCGCTAGCTCCATTTGTCGGTATCTCGCTGACGCTCGGACAGGCGGTGGGGCTTGTGGCTTTTCTTTTCCTGCTCGCTTTCGGGATCACGGCGTTCGGATTTTTCCTCGCGTGGCGACTGGACTCGACGCACGGCTTTCATGCCGTCGTCAACCTGATCCTCATCCCGATGTGGCTCGTCTCCGGGGCGCTCTTCCCTATGAGCGGTGCATCCCCCTGGGTCGCTTGGCTGATGCGGGTGAATCCGTTGACCTATAGCACCGCTGGCCTTCAGCGGCTGCTCTTCCTTCAACATCCCCAGGCGGTGACACAAGCGCCGAGCTTTTCTCTCGCGCTCGGCGTGACGCTGCTCTTCAGTCTTCTGGCTTTCCTCCTGGCTTTAGTGGTCGTCGCTCGGCGCCCATATCAGGTCACAGGATGA
- a CDS encoding DUF420 domain-containing protein, which yields MLWPTVNAGLNLASALLLLAGYRFIRRREVNAHRMCMLAAITSSVLFLLSYVAYHSLHGTTPFPKGGAIRIVYFTILISHTVLALAILPMVLVTLLRALRGEYVRHRQIARWTLPLWLYVSVTGVAIYVMLYHL from the coding sequence ATGCTCTGGCCGACGGTGAATGCGGGGTTGAATCTGGCAAGCGCGCTCCTTTTGCTCGCGGGATATCGGTTCATCCGTCGGCGGGAGGTGAACGCCCATCGCATGTGCATGCTCGCCGCTATCACCAGCTCGGTTCTCTTCCTGCTCTCCTACGTGGCCTACCACTCCCTTCATGGCACCACGCCTTTTCCGAAAGGCGGGGCCATCCGAATCGTGTACTTCACGATTTTGATCTCGCACACGGTCCTGGCGCTGGCGATCCTCCCGATGGTCCTTGTGACGCTCCTTCGCGCACTGCGTGGAGAATATGTCCGACATCGGCAGATCGCTCGGTGGACGCTTCCGCTATGGCTTTATGTCTCGGTCACGGGGGTAGCGATTTACGTGATGCTCTACCATTTGTGA
- a CDS encoding type II toxin-antitoxin system PemK/MazF family toxin: MVLPTVGSVVVVPFPFSDLSRAKLRPAVVLADAGRGDWILCQVTSNPYGDARAVMLTEASFRTGSLRVTSYARPGKLFTASHNLMMAQVGHLKDESLKAIVEAVVDILRTGLTP; encoded by the coding sequence ATGGTCCTACCTACAGTCGGAAGCGTAGTGGTGGTGCCCTTCCCGTTCTCCGATTTATCGCGAGCTAAGCTGCGACCGGCCGTGGTCTTGGCAGATGCCGGGCGCGGAGATTGGATCTTGTGCCAGGTCACCAGTAATCCTTACGGCGACGCACGGGCGGTAATGCTCACGGAAGCGAGCTTTCGCACGGGCTCCTTACGAGTGACGAGCTACGCGCGCCCAGGTAAGCTGTTCACAGCAAGTCACAATCTTATGATGGCACAGGTCGGACATCTGAAGGATGAGTCCTTGAAAGCAATCGTTGAGGCGGTTGTGGATATCCTGCGAACTGGCCTCACGCCATGA